In Dermacentor silvarum isolate Dsil-2018 chromosome 2, BIME_Dsil_1.4, whole genome shotgun sequence, the following proteins share a genomic window:
- the LOC119442121 gene encoding PAXIP1-associated glutamate-rich protein 1: MEEDWKVECSDDEKYLSQRDDHGGRSWEPSPEDIIRLYTTLVEKGTLELEWRCPGRRSPSVHSNESEGAERRAVEEDQTKMSEPNEFDFDDDEGPDTSCSPKITPRRRAAPASSVQKRVAKFDKVVFDVRRQRELDAIDKIEQRQQPQQAESSSSPSVKR, translated from the coding sequence ATGGAAGAGGACTGGAAAGTGGAGTGCAGCGACGATGAGAAATACCTGTCGCAGCGCGATGACCATGGTGGTAGAAGCTGGGAGCCCAGTCCCGAGGACATCATCCGTTTGTACACAACTTTGGTCGAAAAAGGTACGCTCGAGCTCGAATGGCGTTGCCCGGGCCGGCGTTCGCCGAGCGTCCACTCGAACGAGTCGGAAGGAGCGGAACGGCGCGCCGTGGAAGAGGACCAGACCAAGATGTCCGAGCCAAACGAGTTcgacttcgacgacgacgagggcCCGGACACCAGCTGCAGCCCGAAGATCACGCCTCGGCGCCGAGCGGCGCCGGCTAGCAGTGTACAGAAGCGGGTCGCGAAATTTGACAAGGTCGTTTTTGATGTGCGCAGACAGCGCGAGCTCGATGCCATTGATAAAATCGAGCAGCGACAGCAGCCCCAGCAAGCGGAAAGCAGCTCGTCACCCAGCGTCAAGCGGTGA